From a region of the Triticum aestivum cultivar Chinese Spring chromosome 7D, IWGSC CS RefSeq v2.1, whole genome shotgun sequence genome:
- the LOC123165744 gene encoding uncharacterized protein, which yields MSAAMSISSRRSPSELSRPTPPATIIHRPPFQTRCQDPAAAPSSAVGPTPPATIIPKSHPLPPCQTRCPDPAAAPSSAVRPTPPGVSGRAGIRPPALSSVPSRPECVLLDSCGYGFVDVDDNDTTAQAFSEATGTIRVTFVISDLPCLSRFYVRCLDLPTSPFITEPNIVCSAENLALLSFHLSTSWLPEHFIYRAGRNGRPPSLDALPDISRYLHRETTKPCLIGVLPDGGGADFVLAAFTRDKLQYKLHIFRSKQRAWTTELLFPDLPPWLTKKGATVSPSKVIALQGGVLGFVDLWKGILFCDVLSELVKTWFVPLPKLLPNNRVNYNRLPARPIRDVTCPDGLIIRCVELEDLYVIKTSIPDASTKDLLFDFDAVDPTEEKEVQEFVGWRLITWSREVFWDYWCKDSVVHLDELGNVSLPHPDSGCDGAAKLPLETLKTCYPTACGDGIVCLMSKKNHRDHDAWILTVDMRTKRVGEPVPFNAKRSSDRNPTYIPCVLNKYLNSESDLAQVGLQNARFRGHFSLQLPLQNSNKHSNISQQKRQRLLSPQKANNHPNAYQQKRQTIDSNEATSSCTSHQITREILDANVRWAKYTNPPDYLFGLMGSRDEGDWGD from the exons ATGTCGGCCGCGATGTCCATATCCAGCCGCCGCTCTCCTTCCGAGCTTAGCCGGCCTACTCCTCCGGCAACCATAATCCACCGACCACCGTTCCAGACACGCTGTCAGGATCCAGCCGCCGCTCCTTCCTCGGCCGTCGGGCCCACTCCTCCGGCAACCATAATCCCCAAGTCCCACCCCCTACCACCGTGCCAGACACGCTGTCCGGATCCAGCCGCCGCTCCTTCTTCGGCCGTCCGGCCCACTCCTCCGGGCGTGTCCGGCCGTGCGGGAATCCGTCCACCGGCCCTCTCCTCTGTCCCCAGCCGTCCCGAGTGCGTCCTCCTGGACTCATGTGGGTATGGCTTCGTGGACGTGGACGACAACGACACCACCGCGCAAGCCTTCTCGGAGGCGACAGGAACCATCCGTGTGACTTTCGTTATCTCCGATCTCCCGTGCCTCTCGCGCTTCTACGTCCGCTGCCTCGACCTCCCAACCAGCCCCTTCATCACCGAGCCCAATATCGTTTGCTCGGCGGAGAACCTCGCTCTCCTCAGCTTCCATCTGTCCACTTCCTGGTTGCCAGAGCACTTCATCTACAGGGCCGGGCGGAACGGGCGCCCGCCATCGCTTGACGCGCTTCCCGACATCAGCAGGTACCTACATAGAGAGACAACCAAACCATGCCTTATCGGCGTCTTGCCTGACGGCGGCGGCGCAGACTTCGTCCTGGCAGCTTTCACAAGGGATAAATTGCAGTACAAACTCCATATCTTCAGATCCAAGCAGCGTGCCTGGACCACTGAGCTCTTGTTCCCGGATCTTCCTCCTTGGCTGACCAAGAAAGGGGCAACAGTTTCTCCCAGCAAGGTGATTGCTTTACAAGGCGGAGTGCTGGGCTTTGTCGATCTCTGGAAGGGTATTTTATTTTGCGATGTGCTGTCTGAACTTGTGAAAACGTGGTTTGTTCCACTGCCCAAGCTTCTGCCCAATAACCGAGTAAACTACAACAGATTGCCGGCACGCCCCATTCGTGATGTCACCTGCCCCGATGGTTTGATAATCAGGTGTGTCGAGTTGGAAGATCTATATGTTATCAAAACCAGCATTCCTGATGCCTCAACCAAGGATCTATTATTTGATTTTGATGCGGTTGATCCAACTGAGGAGAAGGAAGTACAAGAGTTTGTTGGTTGGAGGCTCATTACATGGTCTAGGGAGGTCTTTTGGGACTATTGGTGCAAGGACAGTGTGGTTCATCTAGATGAACTTGGAAATGTGTCCTTGCCTCATCCAGATTCCGGCTGCGATGGTGCTGCAAAATTGCCATTGGAAACCCTGAAAACATGTTACCCAACCGCGTGTGGTGATGGCATTGTTTGTCTcatgtccaagaaaaatcatcgggaCCATGATGCATGGATTCTCACTGTTGACATGAGGACCAAGAGAGTGGGAGAGCCAGTGCCATTTAATGCCAAGAGATCATCAGATCGTAATCCCACCTACATTCCTTGTGTGCTGAACAAATATCTGAATAGTGAATCGG ATCTAGCTCAGGTTGGCTTGCAAAATGCCCGTTTTCGTGGGCATTTTTCGCTTCAG CTGCCCCTTCAAAACTCGAACAAGCACAGTAATATTTCCCAACAGAAACGACAGCGACTG CTGTCCCCGCAGAAGGCGAACAACCATCCTAATGCTTACCAACAGAAGCGGCAGACCATTGATTCAAATGAGGCGACCAGCTCATGTACTTCTCATCAG ATAACACGTGAGATTCTTGATGCTAATGTGCGATGGGCAAAGTATACAAACCCACCAGATTATCTGTTCGGTTTGATGGGGTCTAGAGATGAAGGGGATTGGGGGGATTAA